Proteins encoded in a region of the Neodiprion virginianus isolate iyNeoVirg1 chromosome 2, iyNeoVirg1.1, whole genome shotgun sequence genome:
- the LOC124297729 gene encoding uncharacterized protein K02A2.6-like, producing the protein MRCEDDCIDWETIENAVYSGKTTWIYALTKVELVEICKRRKLECVCAAVRGIYYVEQHCGGQESSITANTGVSGSVHRDSGDCETETPLSLTYKALKEKLESHYQPKPNQQLQRFSFRACKQGSNESIRDFMTALRSLALKCQFQTNETNSQLKDQLITGVYNQRVRYELSKASADESLENLLRLAKTVELADAKAASLGTPNVVNTGLTPDNNTTVAQDADIHTIQTGRNRTATNRGRGNFYGQASRRGWSAPQGGGRGTQRSQNQQSQGAGRTAGSERICFCCGGTNHIKANCSLQNKYCSECGNQGHIFKMCRRAGRGGQTRNQNYVGDGETAETQEHLREEFSEDEERFASDFWPVRESGYIQVEVEKNYVKSKELLYVVSEGSWPIMGRIWLQAFGMWPLVFSNDPREHINSTVAQTGDDDVTKRKQITCQLQKEFPGVFAAGIGAFTKGELKLTLIEGATPKFLQPRKMPWALRDKVENELARLQQLAIISPVEYSDWGTPIVLVLKSNGTLRLCGDYKVTLNKYLEVDRCPLPRVEEVLEKLRGGKIFTKLDLSEAYQQLPLTQESQKLVVISTHIGLFKYHRLPYGVATGPGSFQRVMTSLLLGIPGTIVFIDDILITAATLEIHTDRVREVLKRLNEGGLRLKFEKCKFFKNEVCYLGFRINEEGIRRLEAKIKSVKDAPKPKDVSELRSFLGSINYYGRFIENMAQKLRALYECLEKDKFEWTEVCDKTFEKIKRELVSDKILVHFDPQKQTVLTCDASPYGISAVLAHRDEEDSAALARIFDPSKAIPEIAAARLQKWALILALFEYTIKHIQGKKNYADWLSRLPLPKTKDDAKEFPILQNTMYTHVNCVKDYDFATLDWKAACRVCLETRKSPPKIALTPWAWPTTPWHRIHADFLGPFNGKTVLVIVDSHSKWPEAIIMQSMSESHTIKAFEEVFARHGYPAHLITDNYSTFVGKAFQSLLKVGGVKTQYNATVLSGYKWSGEEFSPPMPPHKGLQ; encoded by the exons ATGCGGTGTGAAGACGACTGTATAGACTGGGAAACTATAGAAAACGCAGTGTACAGTGGAAAGACCACGTGGATTTACGCGTTAACTAAAGTTGAATTGGTAGAGATTTGCAAACG GAGGAAATTGGAGTGCGTTTGTGCAGCAGTTAGAGGCATTTATTATGTTGAACAACATTGCGGCGGACAAGAAAGCAGCATTACTGCTAACACAGGTGTCTCAGGAAGTGTTCACCGAGATTCCGGCGACTGCGAGACCGAAACACCATTGTCTCTAACGTACAAGgcattgaaagaaaaactcgAGAGCCATTATCAACCAAAGCCGAATCAGCAGTTACAGCGGTTCTCGTTCCGAGCATGTAAACAAGGTAGTAACGAGTCAATACGAGACTTTATGACAGCGCTGAGATCCCTGGCGTTGAAATGCCAATTCCaaacaaatgaaacaaataGCCAGCTAAAGGATCAATTGATAACGGGGGTATATAATCAACGCGTTCGGTACGAATTATCGAAGGCATCGGCCGACGAATCTCTCGAGAACTTGCTACGGCTGGCGAAAACGGTCGAGCTCGCTGACGCAAAAGCCGCGAGTTTAGGAACTCCGAACGTTGTAAACACAGGATTGACCCCGGACAATAATACAACGGTGGCACAAGACGCAGATATACACACGATACAAACGGGACGAAACAGAACCGCGACCAATCGAGGCAGAGGGAATTTCTACGGCCAAGCGTCGCGTAGAGGATGGTCAGCCCCACAGGGCGGGGGCAGAGGAACACAACGATCTCAAAATCAACAAAGCCAAGGCGCCGGGCGTACTGCGGGAAGCGAGAGGATCTGTTTTTGCTGCGGTGGCACCAATCACATAAAAGCAAATTGCTCgctacaaaataaatattgcagCGAGTGTGGAAACCAAGGccacattttcaaaatgtgcAGACGCGCCGGACGAGGTGGCCAAACTCGAAACCAAAACTACGTGGGAGATGGGGAGACAGCCGAGACACAAGAGCATTTGCGCGAAGAGTTCTCCGAGGACGAAGAGCGATTTGCGAGCGATTTTTGGCCAGTTCGAGAGAGCG GGTACATTCAAGTCGAAGTAGAGAAAAACTATGTTAAAAGCAAGGAATTATTATATGTAGTTAGCGAAGGTAGCTGGCCGATAATGGGCAGAATTTGGCTGCAGGCATTTGGTATGTGGCCGCtagttttttcaaacgatcCGCGAGAACATATAAATAGTACCGTCGCCCAAACAGGTGACGATGACgtgacaaaaagaaaacaaataacatGTCAACTCCAAAAAGAATTTCCAGGCGTGTTCGCAGCGGGTATCGGAGCGTTCACTAAAGgcgaattgaaattaacgtTGATTGAGGGAGCCACGCCGAAATTTCTGCAGCCAAGAAAAATGCCCTGGGCATTGCGCGATAAAGTAGAGAATGAATTAGCCAGATTACAGCAGCTTGCAATTATATCACCAGTAGAATATTCCGATTGGGGCACGCCAATTGTGCTAGTTTTGAAGAGTAACGGTACATTACGTTTGTGCGGAGATTATAAAGTGActttaaataaatatcttgAGGTCGATCGCTGCCCCTTACCGCGAGTTGAAGAAGTTTTAGAGAAATTAAGaggtggaaaaatattcacaaaatTGGACCTATCAGAAGCCTACCAACAGCTACCATTAACACAAGAATCTCAAAAACTAGTGGTAATCAGTACTCATATCGGATTGTTTAAATACCACAGATTGCCGTACGGGGTAGCGACGGGACCAGGGTCATTTCAAAGGGTCATGACTTCTCTATTATTAGGCATACCGGGCACGATCGTTTTTATTGACGATATTCTCATTACAGCGGCAACACTAGAAATACATACAGACAGAGTGCGAGAGGTACTAAAGCGTTTAAACGAGGGAGGTTTGcgtttaaaattcgaaaaatgtaaattctttaaaaaCGAGGTGTGTTATTTGGGGTTTCGTATTAACGAAGAAGGGATTCGACGTTTAGAGGCGAAAATAAAGAGTGTAAAAGATGCACCAAAGCCAAAGGACGTGTCGGAATTGAGAAGCTTTTTGGGGTCGATCAATTATTACGGtcgttttattgaaaatatggcCCAGAAATTGCGGGCTCTTTACGAATGTCTCGAGAAAGATAAATTCGAATGGACGGAGGTCTGTGacaaaacttttgaaaaaatcaaacgcgAACTCGTGTCCGATAAAATCTTAGTGCACTTCGACCCCCAAAAGCAGACAGTTCTCACTTGCGATGCATCCCCGTATGGGATAAGTGCCGTGTTGGCGCACAGAGATGAGGAAG ATTCAGCAGCTTTAGCGCGTATATTCGATCCGAGTAAAGCGATTCCAGAGATCGCAGCAGCACGATTGCAAAAATGGGCACTAATTCTCGCGCTGTTTGAGTATACTATTAAACACattcaaggaaaaaaaaattatgcagaCTGGTTAAGTAGACTACCATTGCCGAAAACAAAAGACGATGCTAAAGAATTTCCGATTTTACAGAATACGATGTATACCCATGTGAATTGCGTTAAAGACTATGATTTCGCGACCCTCGATTGGAAGGCG GCATGCCGCGTTTGTTTAGAAACAAGAAAATCGCCGCCGAAAATTGCTTTGACGCCGTGGGCTTGGCCTACAACACCGTGGCACAGAATACATGCGGATTTCTTGGGGCCTTTTAACGGTAAAACGGTACTCGTGATAGTGGACAGCCATTCAAAATGGCCCGAAGCTATAATCATGCAATCGATGAGCGAATCTCATACGATAAAAGCGTTCGAGGAAGTGTTTGCTCGACATGGGTATCCTGCTCATTTGATTACGGACAATTATTCGACGTTCGTAGGTAAAGCGTTTCAGTCATTGCTAAAAGTAGGGGGTGTTAAGACACAGTACAACGCCACCGTATTGTCCGGCTACAAATGGAGCGGCGAAGAATTTT CACCCCCCATGCCACCACACAAAGGACTCCAGTGA